The window GAGATACTGGCCCGTGTGCCTGGCCTTCAAAGGCCAGGAAAAAGTCTTGTCCGGATAGCTGCCCCGCGATGTGCCGGTTGAAACCGGCACCTAAAGTCTTTCAAGGAAGGCGGATTATATGTAATCCATAGAGCGTGGGTTAATCGTCTTTCAAGGAAGGCGGATTATATGTATTTCATAGAGCGTGGATTAATCGTCTTTCAAGGAAGGCGGATTATATGTAATCCATAGAGCGTTGGTTAATCGTCTTTCAAGGAAGGCGGATTATCGGTTTTTCTAAAGTCTTTCAAATTATCGGCATTTCATAGAAGATAAATTAATCGTCTTTCAAATAGAATATCTTATCCTCAAAAGAGCCAGTCTGTACAAGCAATTTGCCCCGGTAAAAACCCGCGCATATCCGCCCGATCCGCTCCAATCCGCGTTCCATCCCAATCGACCCAATCCATTCAGTCGATCCAATCTGCGTTCTATTCTCCCAAAAACCCCAGCAACCACACCAGATACTTGTAATTCTGCAACAGCAAAGATGCCTAAGCTTAGAAACCTTTGCCATACGTATATATAGCGACTCAAAATATTAGATTAAGACTAATCACCTCTGCGATTTCAAGAAAGATAAATTGCGTTATTGAAATATATTTCTTGCGCATTTTAAGCGCTGCGTTATCTTGTGTCGTAGTGAGGTTAATAAAATGAAAGCTAAAATACATAAGTTAATAAAAAACAAGATATTACAACATAAAGTCCTGGCCATCCTGGTGATCACAATGTTTATGAGCATTTTGTCCGCTCAGGAGCTGGGCGACTATCGTACAAACTGGGGTTGGGGTTATTTTTCCAATCCATCCACGTGGTCGAGATTCAATGGCAGCACCTGGGAAGCTGCGAATCAGACCCCGCCTTCTCCCTTCCAAAATACCATTTACATCAATCATTATACATACCTTGATCGGGATTTCATCCTGGAGGGAAACATGGTAATGGCATCCGGCACGACTCTGGATTTAAGAAGCGGTTTTGACCTGACGGTTAGTGAAGGCGCCACCGCTCAAATCAAGAAAATCCTGGTGAATACGAATGCTACCCTGATCAATTACGGAGATATATTATCCGGAGAAATTATCACACTTACTTATGTGGCGGGCACAGGGCTTCCTGCGGTTTTGATCAATATGGGCAGGATTGAACTGCTGGACGACGGCAAGCCTTACGCGGCGAGTCTGGACCTCAAAGACGGGGCGAAGTTCATTTCCGGAGCAGGCGCCTATGTGTATGGAAGCGGTTCGCTGGCCACCACTGCCCAGCACGTGCGCTTTGAGATCGCCAATGCGGGTGGATTTGATGACGCCATTCGTCTCACCGGCGTCCGTCAATTGCAGCAGGCCCACTATCTGTTCAACGGCAGTGGGGCTCAGGTTACGGGAGGCATCGGAGATATGGTAAGAAGTCTCACGATAGATAACCCTGCCGGGCTAAGTCTGCAGAAAAACCTGCAGGTGAACCCCTGGGAAAATTCCGTGATTTTGGTAAAAAGCGGCTCCACCCTGAATATGGGGCCATACATCATTGAATCTTTGGATTGGGGCAATGCCAGCTTTGTCCTGGAACCGGGCAGCACCGTAAACACCGCTCATCCGGAATCTATATCCTCTATAGCTGTGAATCAAAAAATAGCTTATGGCGCCGTTCGCACAAATTCTGCCAGCTATTCCAGTGCTGCAAACTATGTGTACAGCGGCAACACGCTGCAAAATAGCGGAGACTTCATCACCACCCCGGACCCATATACCGTGAATAACTTAACAGTCACCAATACTGCCGGACTTATTTTGAACAATCCCCTCAGGGTCAATGGAGACCTGGTGGGCGGGCAATACATCCAGGGCGATGTCACCTTGCCGGTTACCCTTTCATCTTTTACTGCAGTAGCTCTGGGCAGGGGAACGGTTCGCGTGCAGTGGAGAACTTCCTCCGAAACCAACGTAATGGCCTATTATATATATCGTTCAGAAGACCAGGATTTTGCTGGCGCTACCTTGATCAGCCCCCGCATATTAGCGGCCAATAGTTCACAAGGCTCTACCTATCTATTTGAAGATCGGGAAGTTCCCGGAGATGGCAGCTATTTCTACTGGCTGCAAGATATTGGGTTCTCTTCCGATGGCGAAGTGCATGGCCCGCTGCAGGTGATAGTCCGCACCGAAGGTGGAGGCCAAAGCCCTGAGATCGCTATGCCCCCGGGTTTGAACGGCAACTATCCCAATCCCTTCAATCCCTCCAGCACCTTGCGTTTCACCCTGCCTCAGGCATCTGATGCGCAGCTGACTTTTTACAATAAAAAGGGGCAAGTGGTA is drawn from Candidatus Cloacimonadota bacterium and contains these coding sequences:
- a CDS encoding T9SS type A sorting domain-containing protein, encoding MKAKIHKLIKNKILQHKVLAILVITMFMSILSAQELGDYRTNWGWGYFSNPSTWSRFNGSTWEAANQTPPSPFQNTIYINHYTYLDRDFILEGNMVMASGTTLDLRSGFDLTVSEGATAQIKKILVNTNATLINYGDILSGEIITLTYVAGTGLPAVLINMGRIELLDDGKPYAASLDLKDGAKFISGAGAYVYGSGSLATTAQHVRFEIANAGGFDDAIRLTGVRQLQQAHYLFNGSGAQVTGGIGDMVRSLTIDNPAGLSLQKNLQVNPWENSVILVKSGSTLNMGPYIIESLDWGNASFVLEPGSTVNTAHPESISSIAVNQKIAYGAVRTNSASYSSAANYVYSGNTLQNSGDFITTPDPYTVNNLTVTNTAGLILNNPLRVNGDLVGGQYIQGDVTLPVTLSSFTAVALGRGTVRVQWRTSSETNVMAYYIYRSEDQDFAGATLISPRILAANSSQGSTYLFEDREVPGDGSYFYWLQDIGFSSDGEVHGPLQVIVRTEGGGQSPEIAMPPGLNGNYPNPFNPSSTLRFTLPQASDAQLTFYNKKGQVVDKMLLQDQEQGIHQIVWNTQKLNLPSGVYYVRLQAKGLNDIMKLTLSK